From one Eucalyptus grandis isolate ANBG69807.140 chromosome 9, ASM1654582v1, whole genome shotgun sequence genomic stretch:
- the LOC104430983 gene encoding uncharacterized protein LOC104430983 has product MAFERQTFSAKWTESVTNLFIGLLVDEVKKGNRTSSTFNKARWRNIQTEFVRQTGCQYSIVQLRNKVNKLRKRYSSFQKLMSQSGFGWDNVNKRVVVDNPSIWESHIKEDVEWAKFRNDGFPQYLKLCIVFGGTYATGEYGIGNAQDLTVSEEDDNGDGNVGSDNNGCNAYGDNIVAMPMVMLVVAIQMTSVITTLIKESLH; this is encoded by the exons ATGGCATTTGAGAGACAGACATTCAGTGCAAAGTGGACCGAGTCTGTAACCAACCTATTTATCGGTTTGTTGGTGGATGAGGTCAAAAAGGGAAATCGGACCTCTTCTACTTTCAACAAAGCAAGGTGGAGGAATATACAGACTGAATTCGTTAGACAAACAGGATGCCAATATAGCATAGTCCAGCTGAGGAACAAGGTAAACAAACTAAGAAAACGGTATAGCAGTTTTCAGAAACTTATGTCTCAATCTGGATTTGGTTGGGATAATGTGAATAAAAGAGTTGTTGTCGACAATCCAAGTATATGGGAATCTCACATCAAG GAGGATGTAGAGTGGGCAAAATTCAGGAATGATGGATTTCCCCAATATCTCAAGCTATGTATTGTATTTGGTGGTACATATGCTACTGGGGAATATGGCATTGGAAATGCTCAAGATTTGACGGTGTCAGAGGAAGATGACAATGGTGATGGCAATGTAGGCAGTGACAACAATGGTTGCAATGCATATGGTGACAACATTGTGGCAATGCCTATGGTGATGCTAGTGGTGGCCATACAGATGACTTCGGTGATCACCACACTGATAAAAGAGTCTTTACATTAG